The Halomicronema hongdechloris C2206 genome includes a window with the following:
- the petM gene encoding cytochrome b6-f complex subunit PetM, with protein MGSEITNTALLSFVLVLIGMAVGFAMLRIQGDEE; from the coding sequence ATGGGCAGCGAAATTACCAACACCGCACTGTTAAGTTTTGTATTGGTGCTGATTGGCATGGCCGTAGGGTTTGCCATGCTGCGGATTCAAGGGGATGAAGAGTAG
- a CDS encoding SDR family oxidoreductase: MKILVVGATGTLGRQIVRHALDEGYEVRCLVRSAQRAAFLREWSVELVRGNLCRPETLPAALDGVDAVIDAATARPTDRVEQVDWHGKVNLIQATHAAGIKRFIFFSILNAEKYPHVPLMQVKQCTEAFLAESGLDYTVFKPCGFLQGLIGQYAIPILEKQPIWVMGQAAPIAYMNTQDIARFAIKALTLPETVNRAFPLAGTRAWGAYEIIRLCERLTGQDAKISRISLGLLRGVRRLASFFQWGWNLADRLAFVEVVAGSQALDAPMDDVYATFGIDKQEITTLEEYLQEYFNRIMKKLKELNYDRDKAKKKKVPF; encoded by the coding sequence ATGAAAATATTGGTTGTCGGTGCTACTGGCACCCTAGGTAGACAAATCGTTCGCCACGCCCTGGACGAGGGATACGAGGTGCGGTGTCTAGTCCGCAGTGCTCAGCGGGCAGCTTTTCTGAGGGAATGGTCCGTTGAGCTGGTGCGGGGCAATCTCTGTCGGCCAGAGACACTCCCTGCCGCTTTAGACGGGGTTGATGCCGTCATTGATGCCGCCACGGCTCGCCCGACAGACCGGGTAGAGCAGGTGGATTGGCACGGAAAGGTGAACCTGATCCAGGCCACCCACGCCGCTGGGATCAAGCGTTTCATCTTTTTCTCGATTCTGAACGCTGAAAAATATCCCCATGTGCCGTTGATGCAGGTGAAGCAGTGTACCGAGGCATTCCTGGCTGAATCGGGGCTAGATTACACGGTGTTTAAGCCCTGCGGTTTCCTACAAGGGCTGATTGGTCAATATGCCATTCCCATCCTGGAGAAACAGCCCATCTGGGTCATGGGTCAGGCGGCCCCCATTGCCTACATGAATACTCAAGACATCGCCCGCTTTGCCATCAAGGCCTTGACCCTGCCTGAAACGGTGAATCGAGCCTTTCCCCTAGCCGGGACCCGGGCCTGGGGAGCCTACGAGATTATCCGGTTGTGTGAACGACTCACCGGCCAAGATGCCAAGATATCTCGCATATCTCTGGGGTTACTCCGTGGGGTCCGCCGCCTGGCCAGTTTCTTTCAATGGGGCTGGAACCTGGCTGACCGTCTGGCCTTCGTAGAGGTGGTGGCGGGCAGCCAAGCCCTAGATGCGCCCATGGATGACGTCTATGCCACCTTCGGCATTGATAAGCAGGAGATTACCACCCTGGAAGAATACCTGCAGGAGTACTTCAACCGGATCATGAAGAAGTTGAAGGAGCTCAATTACGACCGCGATAAGGCCAAGAAGAAAAAAGTTCCGTTCTAG